The Bacteroides acidifaciens genome includes a region encoding these proteins:
- a CDS encoding tagaturonate reductase → MKALNKETAPKTQRPERIIQFGEGNFLRAFVDWIIYNMNQKTDFNSSVVVVQPIDKGMVDMLNAQDDLYHVNLQGLDKGEAVNSLTMIDVISRALNPYSQNDEFMKLAEQPEMRFVISNTTEAGIAFDPACKLEDAPASSYPGKLTQLLYHRFKTFNGDKTKGLIIFPCELIFLNGHKLKETIYQYIDLWNLGSEFKTWFEEACGVYATLVDRIVPGFPRKDIAAIKEKLQYDDNLVVQAEIFHLWVIEAPQEVAKEFPADKAGLNVLFVPSEAPYHERKVTLLNGPHTVLSPVAYLSGVNIVRDACQHEVIGKYIHKVMFDELMETLNLPKDELEKFANDVLERFNNPFVDHAVTSIMLNSFPKFETRDLPGLKTYLERKGELPKGLVLGLAAIITYYKGGVRADGAEIVPNDAPEIMNLLKDLWATGCTKKVTEGVLGAEFIWGEDLNKIPGLAEAVKADLDSIQEKGMMETVKGIL, encoded by the coding sequence ATGAAAGCATTAAACAAAGAAACTGCTCCTAAAACACAACGTCCGGAGCGTATTATCCAATTTGGTGAAGGTAATTTCTTACGCGCATTCGTAGATTGGATTATTTATAACATGAACCAGAAAACAGACTTTAACAGTAGTGTGGTAGTGGTTCAGCCGATTGATAAAGGTATGGTCGACATGCTGAATGCGCAGGATGACCTTTACCATGTCAATCTTCAGGGATTGGATAAAGGAGAAGCGGTTAACAGCTTGACAATGATTGATGTAATCAGCCGTGCATTGAACCCTTATTCTCAGAATGACGAGTTTATGAAATTGGCTGAGCAACCGGAAATGCGTTTCGTTATTTCGAATACTACAGAAGCCGGAATCGCTTTTGACCCGGCTTGCAAACTTGAAGACGCACCAGCTTCTTCTTATCCGGGCAAATTGACTCAATTGCTGTATCATCGTTTTAAGACATTCAACGGTGATAAAACGAAAGGTTTGATTATCTTCCCTTGTGAACTTATTTTCTTGAACGGTCACAAACTGAAAGAGACTATTTATCAGTATATTGATTTGTGGAATCTGGGCAGTGAATTCAAAACTTGGTTTGAAGAAGCTTGTGGCGTGTATGCCACACTGGTAGACCGTATCGTTCCGGGATTCCCGCGCAAGGATATTGCTGCTATCAAAGAAAAATTGCAATATGATGATAACTTGGTTGTTCAGGCTGAAATTTTCCATCTGTGGGTAATCGAAGCTCCGCAGGAAGTGGCTAAAGAATTCCCAGCTGACAAGGCAGGTTTGAATGTATTGTTCGTTCCTTCGGAAGCTCCTTACCATGAACGTAAAGTTACTCTGTTGAATGGCCCTCATACGGTTCTTTCTCCGGTAGCTTACCTTTCCGGTGTGAATATCGTTCGTGATGCTTGTCAGCATGAAGTGATTGGCAAATATATCCATAAAGTGATGTTTGATGAACTGATGGAAACATTGAACTTGCCGAAAGATGAATTGGAGAAATTTGCTAATGATGTATTGGAACGTTTCAACAACCCGTTTGTAGACCATGCAGTAACAAGCATTATGCTGAACTCGTTCCCGAAATTCGAAACTCGTGACCTGCCGGGATTGAAAACTTACTTGGAGCGCAAAGGTGAGCTTCCGAAAGGATTGGTACTTGGTTTGGCTGCTATCATTACTTATTATAAAGGTGGTGTACGCGCCGACGGTGCTGAAATTGTACCGAACGACGCTCCTGAAATTATGAATTTGCTGAAAGACCTTTGGGCTACTGGCTGCACAAAGAAAGTAACTGAAGGTGTTCTGGGTGCAGAATTCATCTGGGGTGAAGACCTGAATAAGATTCCGGGATTGGCAGAAGCCGTGAAAGCGGATTTGGATTCAATTCAGGAAAAAGGTATGATGGAAACTGTGAAAGGTATCCTGTAA
- a CDS encoding HU family DNA-binding protein, producing the protein MAIRYKKKQITLCFDKENKVEKYVAANVLVGSISYSKLCDEVNQRTGIHRAMVDVVLKGVQDTMVSFVEEGFSVKLGEFGSFRPAINAESQDNLEDVNANTIVRRKIVFTPGSAFKEMLGSASIELFGGNVADANGGNSGNPGAGGGSGGDSGSGSLVFTKNCF; encoded by the coding sequence ATGGCTATACGCTATAAAAAGAAGCAGATCACTTTATGCTTCGACAAAGAAAATAAAGTGGAAAAGTACGTTGCAGCAAACGTATTAGTGGGAAGTATCAGCTATAGCAAGCTGTGTGACGAGGTAAACCAACGAACGGGGATTCATCGTGCTATGGTGGATGTAGTGCTGAAAGGAGTGCAGGATACGATGGTATCCTTTGTAGAAGAGGGATTTTCTGTGAAGCTAGGAGAGTTCGGTTCATTTCGTCCGGCTATTAATGCGGAAAGCCAAGACAATTTAGAAGATGTGAATGCCAATACTATTGTTAGGAGAAAGATAGTCTTTACTCCGGGAAGTGCGTTCAAGGAAATGCTTGGCTCTGCGAGCATAGAGTTGTTTGGCGGTAATGTGGCAGATGCGAATGGTGGCAACAGTGGGAATCCCGGTGCAGGTGGTGGTTCCGGTGGAGATTCCGGATCCGGCAGCCTAGTTTTTACTAAAAATTGCTTTTGA
- a CDS encoding TM2 domain-containing protein: protein MKSRILAAVLAIFLGGLGIHKFYMGKIGWGVVYLLFCWTGVPAIVALVEGIIYLFSDDTTFNSKYCE, encoded by the coding sequence ATGAAAAGTAGAATTTTAGCGGCTGTGTTGGCAATCTTTTTAGGTGGATTGGGTATTCACAAGTTTTACATGGGGAAAATAGGGTGGGGTGTTGTCTATCTGCTCTTTTGTTGGACGGGAGTTCCTGCTATTGTAGCTTTAGTGGAAGGAATTATCTATTTATTCTCTGATGACACTACATTTAACAGTAAGTATTGCGAATAG
- a CDS encoding tetratricopeptide repeat protein — MIKKKIIATLLIFCSIVAGCGKKANPELQIENYQPVEEFQSAYEALKEQKADINKEYDIEETVRILNGLEMAQVKSDDFYSFLEYMAKQDYSMVASDVIDAKMKFLPLLQQMFKLQKQHKEFSTIWMLARSAAAGAKTLAKESSSTGAGMAAMKAMAGEGPLAIVDMSENLGIDAAKNAAFDHYEEEMDLKSKLEDEIEELKMAYIDYLSGFVSVYTKYMKEWDRLCINKDKAYFDVYLGRMVDAYNSTSKILRQYPRNREALLLKSLSLINIGSGEMNTMPDSPEVLSIVKEMQLPDSVKHEWNNFFVEADLTLDNYIELYPERSAPALVLKGLLHYRVGKEQQALSYLDQAAMEYPRQAEALTDLLDSYRSRTYLNKTPEGQYLLRLYRSTMEGYGMFSPNFLKSKYYAQKGMMEESKNEIFNHFFRRGNQGIYDCLLSDMQFCEDYLYSSFKQLLMEHSFIDVAITPATDWKFSDKDDEIQVSINNRSDIDLENVRIFLCIHYTDMYKDEYDVVKVPTTKNIIKHHEMADLGTMKIAYADKKYQDITRVRAIAMTDDKICWIDKADYKESHASALLNTNQYGKEALLDKIKKHFLADYSLDANVLQKLLQTEISVNGGATIQKRENSTWLSWGKVKEISSTVTELWNKPDKKLKIPRVLTLIDPVFSIYQLQDKDKVMLPQENFLAGSSIRLKFDYELKDGDLLPLYIYSDFVNFRVDIEYKEGKSEVKNVALI; from the coding sequence ATGATAAAAAAGAAGATTATTGCCACATTGCTGATATTTTGTAGTATAGTGGCTGGATGTGGTAAAAAGGCTAATCCGGAATTGCAAATAGAAAACTACCAACCAGTAGAGGAATTTCAGTCAGCTTATGAAGCTTTAAAAGAACAGAAAGCGGATATAAATAAAGAATATGATATTGAAGAAACAGTTCGTATTTTGAATGGGTTGGAAATGGCACAAGTAAAATCGGATGATTTCTATAGTTTTTTAGAATATATGGCGAAGCAGGATTATAGCATGGTTGCTTCCGATGTCATTGATGCCAAAATGAAGTTTCTTCCTCTTTTACAACAAATGTTTAAGTTGCAAAAGCAGCATAAGGAGTTTTCGACTATATGGATGCTGGCTCGTAGTGCAGCAGCAGGAGCAAAGACATTAGCGAAAGAGTCAAGTTCCACAGGAGCAGGTATGGCTGCAATGAAAGCAATGGCGGGGGAGGGACCTTTAGCCATTGTCGATATGTCTGAAAATTTAGGCATTGATGCAGCTAAGAATGCGGCATTTGATCATTATGAGGAAGAGATGGATTTAAAATCAAAATTAGAAGATGAAATCGAAGAACTCAAAATGGCTTATATTGACTATTTGTCAGGTTTTGTATCTGTCTATACAAAATACATGAAAGAATGGGACAGGCTTTGCATTAATAAGGATAAGGCTTATTTTGATGTTTATTTAGGTAGAATGGTAGATGCTTATAACTCAACTTCTAAAATCTTGCGACAATATCCTCGAAACCGGGAAGCCTTGCTATTGAAATCTTTGTCGCTGATTAATATTGGCTCGGGAGAAATGAATACTATGCCTGATAGCCCGGAAGTGCTTTCTATCGTTAAGGAAATGCAATTACCGGATTCTGTGAAGCATGAGTGGAACAATTTTTTTGTAGAAGCTGACCTAACTTTAGATAATTATATTGAGTTGTATCCTGAACGTTCGGCTCCTGCTTTAGTGCTGAAAGGATTGTTGCATTATCGGGTTGGAAAGGAACAGCAGGCTTTGTCCTATTTGGATCAGGCTGCTATGGAGTATCCTCGCCAGGCAGAGGCATTGACGGATCTTTTGGATTCATATAGAAGTCGTACTTATTTGAACAAAACACCGGAAGGACAGTATCTACTTCGACTTTATCGTTCTACAATGGAAGGATATGGTATGTTTAGCCCCAATTTTCTAAAATCTAAGTATTATGCGCAGAAAGGAATGATGGAGGAAAGTAAAAATGAAATCTTTAATCATTTTTTCCGTAGGGGAAATCAGGGTATTTATGACTGTTTACTGTCGGATATGCAATTTTGTGAAGATTATTTATACAGCAGTTTTAAGCAGCTGCTAATGGAACATTCTTTTATTGATGTGGCGATTACTCCTGCTACTGATTGGAAATTCTCAGATAAAGATGACGAGATTCAAGTCTCGATTAACAATCGTTCGGATATTGATTTGGAAAATGTCCGTATCTTCCTTTGTATTCACTATACGGATATGTATAAGGATGAATATGATGTAGTGAAAGTACCTACAACGAAAAACATTATCAAACATCATGAAATGGCTGATTTGGGGACGATGAAAATAGCATATGCTGATAAGAAATATCAGGATATCACCCGTGTGCGTGCCATTGCAATGACTGATGATAAAATTTGTTGGATTGATAAGGCAGATTATAAGGAAAGTCATGCTTCTGCTTTGCTGAATACCAATCAGTATGGGAAAGAGGCTTTGTTGGATAAGATAAAGAAACATTTCTTGGCAGATTACTCTTTGGATGCTAATGTATTGCAGAAACTTCTTCAGACGGAGATAAGTGTTAATGGTGGGGCTACTATACAAAAACGGGAAAACAGTACTTGGCTTTCATGGGGAAAAGTTAAAGAAATATCTTCTACGGTTACTGAATTGTGGAATAAGCCGGATAAGAAGTTGAAAATCCCAAGAGTTTTGACTTTAATTGATCCTGTATTTTCTATTTATCAGTTGCAAGACAAAGATAAAGTAATGTTACCTCAAGAAAACTTCTTAGCGGGTTCCAGCATTAGGTTAAAATTCGACTACGAACTTAAAGATGGTGATTTGTTACCATTATATATTTATAGTGACTTTGTCAATTTTAGAGTCGATATAGAATATAAAGAAGGAAAAAGTGAAGTTAAAAATGTAGCTTTGATATGA
- a CDS encoding DUF3990 domain-containing protein — MGLLRLFCTLLNKFSFFSKNIIHNYDAVIGPIADDGVALQIGLFKDGYINLATLAETLKYRKLNNQYYFGTPKAIKLLRRL, encoded by the coding sequence TTGGGGCTACTACGTTTATTTTGCACGCTGCTGAATAAATTCTCCTTTTTTAGCAAAAATATTATTCATAATTACGATGCAGTTATAGGGCCTATAGCGGATGATGGTGTTGCCCTACAAATCGGACTTTTTAAAGATGGATATATTAACTTGGCTACATTGGCAGAGACATTAAAATATAGGAAACTGAATAATCAATATTATTTTGGAACACCTAAGGCTATCAAATTACTGAGAAGATTATGA
- a CDS encoding FHA domain-containing protein, translating into MKRVLCPKCENYLYFDETKYEEGQSLVFVCEHCGKQFSIRLGKSKVKALRKEENLEEEAEAHKEEFGYITVIENVFGFKQILPLQEGDNVIGRRCVGTNINTPIESGDMSMDRRHCIINIKRNKQGKIVYTLRDAPSLTGTFLMNEILRDKDRVRIEDGAIVTIGATTFILHAAE; encoded by the coding sequence ATGAAACGAGTTCTTTGTCCCAAATGTGAGAATTACCTTTATTTTGATGAAACCAAGTATGAAGAAGGTCAATCGCTAGTATTTGTTTGCGAACATTGTGGCAAACAATTCAGCATCCGACTTGGTAAAAGCAAGGTAAAAGCCCTTAGAAAAGAAGAGAATCTAGAAGAGGAAGCCGAAGCGCATAAGGAAGAATTCGGATATATCACAGTAATCGAGAATGTTTTTGGATTCAAACAAATACTCCCATTACAAGAAGGAGATAATGTCATAGGACGACGTTGCGTAGGAACCAATATTAATACTCCTATCGAAAGTGGTGATATGAGCATGGATCGCCGCCACTGCATCATCAATATAAAACGCAACAAACAAGGAAAAATTGTTTATACACTACGCGACGCTCCCAGCCTGACAGGTACATTTCTGATGAATGAAATTCTGAGGGATAAGGATCGGGTACGTATCGAGGATGGTGCTATTGTGACTATTGGGGCTACTACGTTTATTTTGCACGCTGCTGAATAA
- a CDS encoding SPOR domain-containing protein, translating to MIELAQHIEILLLENDCVIVPGFGGFVAHYAPATHVKEENLFLPPTRTIGFNPQLKLNDGVLVQSYMSAYDTSFADANRIVEKEVSELIELLHEEGKAHLENIGEIHYNIYGNYEFVPYDFKITTPSLYGLDSFEIHELSALQQREKVLVPANLEKEKKTYEISINRVFLRNAAAMIAAIILFFAFSTPVENTDVQKNNYAQLLPGELFEQIEKQSVAVTPVLVKNDIAVAQQTKKSSASGKASSTPKLIANKVRTSRPIAVKEVKVTKQEATPTRTSVKPQANVNNHPYHIIVAGGISFKDAEAMANQLNAKGFAEAKVLNTDGKVRVSIHSFENREEATKQLLELRKNENYKNAWLLAK from the coding sequence ATGATTGAATTGGCACAACATATAGAGATTTTATTACTGGAAAACGACTGCGTTATCGTTCCGGGATTTGGTGGATTTGTAGCACATTACGCTCCTGCAACTCATGTAAAAGAAGAGAATCTTTTTTTACCCCCTACCCGTACTATCGGCTTTAATCCTCAATTAAAGTTGAACGACGGAGTATTAGTACAATCCTATATGTCTGCGTACGACACGAGTTTCGCTGATGCCAACCGTATTGTGGAAAAAGAAGTGAGCGAACTTATCGAACTTCTCCACGAAGAGGGTAAAGCGCATCTGGAAAATATCGGCGAGATTCATTATAACATTTACGGGAATTATGAGTTCGTTCCTTATGACTTTAAGATAACGACTCCTTCGTTGTATGGTTTGGATTCTTTTGAGATACACGAACTTTCCGCTCTGCAACAGAGAGAAAAGGTATTAGTACCTGCCAATCTGGAGAAAGAGAAGAAAACATATGAGATTAGCATTAACCGTGTATTCCTTCGTAATGCCGCAGCCATGATTGCCGCTATCATATTGTTTTTTGCCTTTTCAACTCCGGTAGAGAATACCGATGTTCAGAAGAACAATTATGCACAGTTATTGCCTGGTGAGCTTTTTGAGCAGATCGAGAAGCAATCGGTTGCAGTAACTCCGGTTCTTGTAAAAAATGATATTGCTGTTGCACAACAAACTAAAAAGTCTTCTGCTTCAGGCAAGGCTTCGTCTACTCCAAAGCTAATAGCTAATAAAGTACGAACATCAAGGCCTATTGCTGTAAAAGAGGTAAAAGTTACCAAACAGGAAGCGACTCCTACCCGTACATCTGTTAAACCGCAAGCAAACGTGAATAATCATCCTTACCATATTATAGTAGCAGGCGGAATCAGTTTTAAAGATGCGGAAGCCATGGCAAATCAATTGAATGCAAAAGGATTTGCAGAAGCAAAAGTTCTGAATACTGATGGTAAAGTACGTGTCAGCATCCATTCATTCGAAAACCGCGAAGAAGCTACCAAACAGCTATTGGAGCTTAGAAAAAATGAAAACTACAAGAATGCCTGGTTATTGGCTAAATAA
- the rfbC gene encoding dTDP-4-dehydrorhamnose 3,5-epimerase, which produces MNYIQTEIDGVWLIEPKVFSDERGYFMEAFKKEEFEANIGPINFVQDNESKSSFGVLRGLHYQKGEYSQAKLVRVLKGEVLDVAVDLRKSSPTFGKHVSVLLNEENKRQFFIPRGFAHGFAVLSEEAVFMYKVDNKYAPQAEVSILYNDETLKIDWPLAESQMILSAKDKKGTAFKDAVYFE; this is translated from the coding sequence ATGAACTATATACAGACGGAAATAGACGGAGTGTGGCTGATAGAGCCGAAAGTATTCTCCGACGAACGTGGCTATTTTATGGAAGCTTTCAAGAAAGAAGAGTTTGAAGCTAATATCGGACCTATAAATTTTGTACAGGATAATGAATCGAAATCTTCTTTTGGCGTATTACGCGGATTGCATTATCAGAAAGGTGAATATAGCCAGGCTAAATTGGTTCGTGTACTTAAAGGAGAGGTGTTGGACGTTGCTGTGGATTTGCGCAAGTCATCACCTACGTTCGGAAAACATGTGTCCGTATTGCTCAATGAGGAGAATAAAAGACAGTTCTTTATTCCCCGCGGTTTTGCGCATGGTTTTGCTGTATTGAGTGAAGAAGCCGTTTTTATGTATAAGGTAGACAATAAGTATGCCCCACAAGCGGAAGTTTCGATATTATATAATGATGAAACATTGAAAATAGACTGGCCGTTGGCTGAGTCGCAAATGATATTGTCGGCCAAAGATAAAAAGGGGACTGCCTTTAAAGATGCTGTATATTTTGAATAA
- a CDS encoding UDP-glucose dehydrogenase family protein — protein MKIAIVGTGYVGLVTGTCFAEIGVNVTCVDTNSEKIEFLQKGIIPIYENGLEEMVLRNMKAKRLKFTTSLESCLDDVEVIFSAVGTPPDEDGSADLKYVLEVARTIGRNMKQYKLVVTKSTVPVGTASKVRAVIQEELDKRGVKVDFDVASNPEFLKEGNAISDFMSPDRVVVGVESARAEKLMSKLYKPFLLNNFRVIFMDIPSAEMTKYAANSMLATRISFMNDIANLCEIVGADVNMVRSGIGSDTRIGRKFLYPGIGYGGSCFPKDVKALIKTAEQNGYAMRVLSAVEEVNERQKSVLFEKLMKHFNGDLKGKTIALWGLAFKPETDDMREAPALVLIDKLLKAGCQVRAYDPAAVQECKRRIGDSIYYACDMYDAVLDADALMLVTEWKEFRLPSWAVIKKTMAQQIVLDGRNIYEKKEMEELGFTYLCIGK, from the coding sequence ATGAAAATTGCGATTGTAGGAACCGGATATGTAGGTTTGGTGACCGGTACATGTTTCGCTGAAATTGGTGTGAATGTAACTTGTGTAGATACTAACAGTGAGAAAATAGAGTTTCTACAGAAGGGTATCATTCCAATTTATGAAAATGGATTGGAAGAGATGGTACTCCGTAATATGAAAGCAAAACGATTGAAGTTTACTACATCATTAGAGAGCTGCCTGGATGATGTGGAGGTTATATTCAGCGCTGTTGGCACACCACCGGATGAAGATGGTAGCGCCGACTTGAAATATGTTTTGGAAGTAGCCCGTACTATTGGTCGCAATATGAAACAATATAAACTGGTCGTAACCAAGAGTACAGTTCCGGTAGGTACTGCCAGCAAAGTTCGTGCAGTCATTCAGGAAGAACTGGATAAAAGAGGGGTGAAGGTAGATTTTGATGTTGCTTCCAACCCGGAATTCCTGAAAGAAGGAAACGCAATCAGCGATTTTATGAGCCCGGACCGTGTAGTAGTAGGAGTAGAGTCGGCACGTGCGGAGAAACTTATGTCCAAATTATATAAACCGTTTTTATTGAACAACTTCCGAGTGATTTTCATGGATATTCCATCTGCGGAAATGACTAAATATGCAGCAAATTCAATGTTGGCAACCCGTATCAGCTTTATGAATGATATAGCAAATCTTTGTGAGATAGTCGGGGCTGATGTGAATATGGTACGTAGCGGAATTGGTTCGGATACGCGCATCGGACGTAAATTCTTATATCCGGGCATCGGATATGGCGGTTCTTGTTTTCCTAAAGATGTGAAAGCTCTCATTAAAACCGCAGAACAGAATGGATATGCAATGCGGGTGCTTAGCGCTGTGGAAGAAGTGAACGAACGGCAGAAGAGTGTTTTGTTCGAAAAGCTAATGAAGCATTTTAACGGTGATTTGAAAGGTAAGACAATTGCTCTTTGGGGATTGGCATTTAAACCGGAAACGGATGATATGCGTGAAGCTCCGGCATTGGTCTTGATTGATAAACTATTAAAAGCCGGTTGCCAGGTACGTGCATACGATCCGGCAGCAGTGCAGGAATGTAAACGCCGGATTGGGGATAGCATTTATTATGCTTGTGATATGTACGATGCGGTGCTTGATGCTGATGCTTTAATGCTGGTGACCGAATGGAAAGAATTCCGTTTGCCTTCATGGGCTGTGATAAAAAAGACAATGGCTCAGCAGATTGTATTGGATGGACGTAATATATACGAGAAAAAAGAGATGGAAGAGCTCGGATTCACTTACCTTTGTATTGGTAAATGA
- a CDS encoding DUF4738 domain-containing protein: protein MMKYVAISLIVFFSAACSGNKNLYFLEQGKEDTNAKELLQGIWLDDETESPLMRVEGDTIYYADAQSAPIAFKIIRDTLYTYGNDTTYYKIDKQAEHIFWFHSITDNIIKLHKSEDLNDSLSFVRQELVTPTYTEVTRRDSVVTYNGTRYRAYVYINPSKMRVIKTTYSEDGISMDNVYYDNVMHICVYEGKKSLFASDITKQMFDQVVPEDFLTQAILSDTKFVKVDRNGFHYQAVLAIPESSIYSIADMEVSFEGNLAITSTK, encoded by the coding sequence ATGATGAAATATGTTGCTATATCGTTAATAGTATTTTTTTCTGCGGCATGTAGTGGCAATAAGAATCTATATTTCTTGGAACAGGGAAAAGAGGATACGAATGCTAAGGAACTATTGCAGGGAATCTGGCTGGACGATGAGACTGAGAGCCCGTTGATGCGCGTGGAAGGGGATACTATATACTATGCCGACGCGCAGAGTGCTCCGATTGCGTTTAAAATTATACGGGATACTCTTTATACTTATGGCAATGATACGACTTATTACAAGATTGATAAGCAGGCGGAACATATATTCTGGTTTCATTCCATAACAGATAACATTATCAAGCTGCACAAATCAGAGGATCTGAATGATTCATTGTCATTTGTTCGCCAGGAACTGGTGACTCCAACTTATACCGAAGTAACTCGACGCGATAGTGTAGTGACCTATAATGGCACTCGCTATCGTGCTTATGTTTATATTAACCCTTCTAAAATGAGAGTTATCAAAACAACCTATTCTGAAGACGGGATTAGTATGGATAATGTGTATTACGATAATGTGATGCACATCTGTGTCTACGAGGGCAAAAAGAGTTTATTTGCCAGCGATATTACTAAACAGATGTTTGACCAGGTAGTTCCTGAAGACTTTTTGACGCAAGCTATTTTGTCGGATACGAAGTTTGTAAAAGTAGACCGGAATGGTTTTCATTATCAAGCTGTTTTAGCCATTCCGGAAAGTTCAATATATAGCATTGCAGATATGGAAGTAAGTTTTGAGGGAAACTTGGCGATAACTTCCACCAAATAA
- a CDS encoding DEAD/DEAH box helicase, which produces MKFSELQLNANVLEALDAMRFDECTPIQEQAIPIILEGKDLIAVAQTGTGKTAAFLLPILNKLSEEKHPEDAINCVIMSPTRELAQQIDQQMEGFSYFMPASSVAVYGGNDGILFEQQKKGLTLGADVVIATPGRLLAHLSLGYVDLSKVSYFILDEADRMLDMGFYEDIMQIVKYLPKERQTIMFSATMPAKIQQLANTILNNPAEIKLAVSKPADKIIQAAYVCHENQKLGIIRSLFIDEVPERVIVFASSKIKVKEVAKALKSMKLNVGEMHSDLEQAQREAVMHEFKAGRINILVATDIVARGIDIDDIRLVINFDVPHDSEDYVHRIGRTARANNDGVALTFVNEKEQSSFKNIENFLEKEIYKIPIPAELGEAPEYKPRSFNKSKYGNSSKRRNFRGKNNGGKGNNRPSPRQN; this is translated from the coding sequence ATGAAGTTTTCCGAACTACAATTAAACGCAAATGTACTTGAGGCGCTTGATGCCATGCGCTTTGACGAGTGCACGCCTATTCAGGAGCAAGCAATTCCAATCATACTTGAGGGAAAAGATTTGATAGCAGTAGCACAGACTGGTACGGGTAAAACGGCAGCATTCCTGCTTCCTATATTGAATAAACTATCCGAAGAAAAACATCCTGAAGATGCGATCAACTGTGTCATCATGTCTCCTACCCGCGAATTGGCGCAACAGATAGACCAGCAAATGGAAGGATTCTCCTATTTTATGCCGGCATCGAGTGTTGCCGTATATGGCGGAAATGACGGCATTTTGTTTGAACAGCAGAAGAAAGGGCTTACTTTGGGAGCTGATGTTGTTATTGCCACTCCCGGACGCCTCCTTGCCCATTTAAGCCTTGGATATGTAGACCTTTCCAAGGTTTCTTATTTTATACTGGACGAGGCAGACCGGATGCTCGACATGGGATTCTATGAGGATATTATGCAAATAGTAAAGTATTTGCCGAAAGAGCGGCAGACCATCATGTTTTCTGCAACTATGCCTGCCAAGATACAACAACTGGCAAATACGATCCTGAATAATCCGGCAGAAATAAAGCTAGCCGTTTCAAAACCTGCTGATAAGATTATCCAAGCCGCCTATGTTTGCCATGAAAATCAAAAGTTGGGTATCATACGCAGTCTCTTTATTGACGAAGTCCCCGAACGTGTCATCGTCTTCGCATCTTCTAAAATAAAAGTCAAGGAAGTAGCCAAAGCTCTGAAGTCAATGAAGTTGAATGTAGGAGAAATGCATTCGGATCTCGAGCAAGCTCAACGGGAAGCGGTGATGCATGAATTTAAAGCCGGACGGATCAATATATTAGTCGCCACAGACATCGTTGCCCGCGGCATTGATATTGATGATATTCGTTTGGTTATCAACTTTGATGTTCCTCATGACAGCGAAGACTATGTACACCGTATCGGACGCACGGCGCGTGCCAACAATGACGGAGTAGCACTCACGTTTGTCAACGAAAAAGAGCAGAGTAGCTTCAAAAACATTGAGAATTTCCTTGAGAAAGAGATCTACAAGATTCCTATTCCTGCAGAATTGGGAGAAGCGCCGGAGTACAAACCGCGTTCTTTTAACAAGAGCAAGTATGGTAATAGCTCTAAAAGAAGGAATTTCCGGGGAAAGAATAATGGTGGAAAAGGAAACAACCGTCCCTCGCCCAGACAGAATTAA